The Solibacillus sp. FSL R7-0682 genome includes a window with the following:
- a CDS encoding 3-hydroxyacyl-CoA dehydrogenase/enoyl-CoA hydratase family protein has translation MSYKIQKVAVLGSGVMGSGIAAHLANIGIPTLLLDIVPNELTKEEEAKGLSLDSKVVKNRFAAGALQKLLKQKPAPLSSKKNLALITPGNFDDDLDKLKDVDWIIEVIVEKLEIKKGLFEKIDAVRKPGTIVSSNTSGVSINAMAEERSEDFQAHFLGTHFFNPPRYLKLLEVIPANTTKSEVVEFMKVFGEDVLGKGVVIAKDTPNFIANRIGTYGLLVTMQEMVARNYSVGEVDSVTGPIIGRPKSATFRTLDVVGLDTFAHVAKNVYDHTTGEEQAVFEESPILNKMISNGWLGAKSGQGFFKKEGKQILELNLSTFEYEPTKKLVAPSLEMAKQAKGPGGKLKTLIYAKDRVGELLWNSFAPTLIYSAKLLGEIADDIVAIDNAMKWGFGWAQGPFEMWDAIGVEKSIEKMKEEGREIPAFVTSLLDNGFTTFYSEIDGDLAYYNGTEYVKVPINEKAIDLKRYKKKHGVIKANSGASLIDIGDGIALLEFHSRSNAIGLDIIQMINYAIDEVEKNFKGLVIGNQGKNFCVGANLGMILMEAQDDNIFELDFVIKSFQQAMRRIKYSSKPVVAAPFQMTLGGGAEVCLPAAHIQASAETYMGLVEVGVGLIPGGGGNIGLYEKFIKGLPNGVEVDYQHIANKVFETIAMAKVSTSGEEARENNFLNFADGISVNPDHLIYDAKQAALALAEAGYTPPVKKLVKVVGAPGYATLLLGAQGMFDSGFISEHDLKIAKKLAYVIAGGKVPYGTEVSEDYLLNLEKEAFLQLVADSKSQMRMQHMLVKGKPLRN, from the coding sequence GTGTCTTACAAAATTCAAAAAGTAGCTGTTTTAGGTTCAGGGGTTATGGGTTCAGGTATTGCAGCACATTTAGCAAACATCGGGATTCCTACACTATTACTTGATATCGTGCCAAATGAGCTAACGAAAGAAGAAGAAGCTAAAGGATTATCACTAGATTCAAAGGTTGTAAAAAATCGTTTTGCAGCTGGTGCACTACAAAAACTATTAAAGCAAAAACCAGCGCCACTTTCATCGAAAAAAAATCTAGCATTAATTACGCCAGGGAACTTTGATGATGATCTAGATAAGTTGAAAGATGTAGACTGGATTATCGAAGTTATCGTAGAAAAATTAGAAATTAAAAAAGGTTTATTTGAAAAGATTGATGCAGTGCGTAAGCCAGGCACAATTGTATCATCGAATACATCAGGGGTAAGCATTAACGCAATGGCGGAGGAACGTTCAGAAGATTTCCAAGCACATTTCCTTGGAACACACTTCTTCAACCCACCACGCTATTTGAAATTACTAGAAGTCATTCCAGCAAACACTACAAAATCAGAAGTTGTCGAGTTCATGAAAGTGTTCGGTGAAGACGTACTTGGTAAAGGTGTTGTAATTGCAAAAGATACACCAAACTTTATTGCCAACCGTATAGGAACATACGGTTTGTTAGTAACAATGCAAGAAATGGTTGCCCGTAATTATTCAGTAGGTGAAGTAGATTCAGTGACGGGGCCAATTATTGGTCGTCCAAAATCGGCGACATTCCGAACACTTGATGTAGTAGGTCTTGATACGTTTGCGCATGTGGCTAAAAACGTATATGACCATACAACGGGTGAAGAGCAAGCGGTATTTGAAGAGTCACCAATTTTAAACAAGATGATCTCAAATGGTTGGTTAGGTGCTAAGTCTGGTCAAGGCTTCTTTAAAAAGGAAGGAAAACAGATTTTAGAATTAAATTTATCAACATTTGAATACGAGCCAACAAAAAAACTTGTTGCCCCTTCTCTTGAAATGGCAAAACAAGCAAAAGGTCCTGGCGGTAAATTAAAAACATTAATATACGCAAAAGACCGCGTTGGTGAATTATTATGGAACTCATTTGCTCCAACATTAATCTATTCTGCCAAGCTATTAGGTGAAATTGCAGATGACATCGTAGCAATTGACAATGCGATGAAATGGGGCTTCGGCTGGGCACAAGGTCCATTCGAAATGTGGGATGCAATCGGGGTAGAAAAATCAATCGAAAAAATGAAAGAAGAAGGGCGTGAAATCCCTGCTTTCGTAACAAGTTTACTAGACAATGGATTCACAACGTTCTATTCAGAAATTGATGGGGACCTAGCTTACTATAATGGTACAGAGTATGTAAAAGTACCAATAAATGAAAAAGCAATTGATTTAAAACGTTATAAGAAAAAACATGGTGTTATTAAAGCAAATTCAGGTGCAAGTTTAATAGACATTGGTGATGGCATTGCATTACTTGAGTTCCACTCTCGTTCAAATGCAATTGGGTTAGATATCATTCAAATGATTAACTATGCAATTGATGAAGTAGAGAAAAATTTCAAAGGCCTTGTTATTGGTAACCAAGGTAAAAACTTCTGTGTGGGAGCTAACCTAGGGATGATTTTAATGGAGGCACAAGACGATAATATTTTCGAATTAGATTTCGTTATTAAGTCATTCCAACAAGCGATGCGCCGTATTAAATATAGTTCGAAACCTGTTGTAGCAGCTCCATTCCAAATGACGTTAGGAGGAGGAGCAGAAGTATGTTTACCAGCTGCACATATTCAAGCTTCAGCAGAAACATATATGGGTCTTGTTGAAGTAGGAGTTGGCCTAATTCCAGGCGGTGGCGGTAACATCGGTCTATATGAAAAATTCATTAAAGGCTTACCGAATGGTGTAGAAGTAGATTACCAGCATATTGCGAATAAAGTATTTGAAACAATTGCAATGGCAAAAGTTTCGACTTCTGGTGAAGAAGCACGTGAAAACAACTTCTTAAACTTTGCGGATGGTATTTCTGTGAACCCAGATCACTTAATTTATGATGCAAAACAGGCAGCATTAGCACTAGCTGAAGCTGGCTACACACCGCCAGTGAAAAAGTTAGTGAAAGTGGTCGGTGCACCGGGATATGCAACATTATTACTTGGAGCTCAAGGTATGTTTGATTCAGGCTTCATTTCAGAGCATGATCTTAAAATTGCAAAGAAATTAGCTTATGTAATTGCCGGTGGTAAAGTACCATATGGAACAGAAGTTTCGGAAGATTATTTATTAAACCTTGAAAAAGAAGCATTCCTACAATTAGTTGCAGACTCAAAATCACAAATGCGTATGCAACACATGCTTGTAAAAGGAAAGCCATTACGTAACTAA
- a CDS encoding methionine ABC transporter permease, with translation MLEQLFPNVDWGKMMEATYETLYMTTIATVITFVLGIIIGIVLFLTSDNQLWANKAAHFLTGSIVNIFRSIPFIVLIILLIPFTKFLLGTIRGANAALPALIIGAAPFYARMVLIALREIDKGVIEAARSMGAKTSTIIWKVLIPESLPALISGITVTAVALVGYTAMAGIIGAGGLGNLAFLDGFQRNRTDVTLMATILILVVVFIIQYIGDFITTKVDKR, from the coding sequence ATGCTTGAGCAATTATTTCCGAATGTTGACTGGGGTAAAATGATGGAGGCAACATACGAAACATTGTATATGACAACAATTGCTACGGTCATTACATTCGTGTTAGGGATTATTATCGGAATTGTTCTCTTTTTAACGAGTGACAATCAGTTGTGGGCGAACAAAGCCGCACACTTTTTAACTGGATCAATAGTAAATATTTTCCGTTCGATTCCATTTATCGTTTTAATCATTTTATTAATTCCATTCACAAAGTTCCTTCTAGGAACAATTCGTGGTGCGAATGCAGCATTACCTGCATTAATTATTGGTGCTGCACCATTCTATGCTCGTATGGTATTAATCGCACTCCGAGAAATTGATAAAGGAGTTATTGAAGCGGCACGATCAATGGGTGCGAAAACGTCAACAATCATTTGGAAAGTGCTAATTCCAGAAAGCTTACCTGCTCTAATTTCAGGGATTACTGTTACAGCCGTTGCATTAGTAGGCTATACAGCAATGGCTGGAATTATCGGTGCAGGTGGTTTAGGAAACCTGGCATTCTTAGATGGTTTCCAGAGAAACCGTACTGACGTAACATTAATGGCGACGATCTTAATTTTAGTCGTGGTATTTATTATTCAATACATCGGAGATTTTATTACAACAAAGGTAGACAAGCGATAG
- a CDS encoding LysR family transcriptional regulator, whose amino-acid sequence MELRQLRYFVEVAEREHISEAAEHLHVAQSAISRQIANLEEELGAPLFERVGRNVKLTPIGKTFLEHSIAALKAIDFAAKQVEEYLDPAKGTIKVGFPTSLASYVLPTVISAFKKEYPEVSFHLRQGSYKYLIEAVKNRELNLALLGPLPPKDETIDTTVLFSENIHALLPATHPLAKKESINLIDLRNDDFVLFPEGFILQKVAVDACRSVGFVPNITSEGEDMDALKGLVAAGIGVTLLPESSLYDSTPRMTVKVPIATPVIRRNVGIIAPTTRELAPSEQVFVDFVSKFYSRLTRFQ is encoded by the coding sequence GTGGAATTACGACAATTACGTTACTTTGTCGAGGTAGCTGAACGGGAGCATATTTCGGAGGCAGCAGAGCATTTACACGTTGCCCAGTCTGCAATTAGCCGTCAAATTGCCAACCTAGAAGAAGAGCTTGGAGCACCACTTTTCGAGCGAGTTGGACGTAACGTCAAACTCACACCGATTGGGAAAACTTTTTTAGAACACAGCATTGCCGCTCTCAAGGCTATTGATTTTGCTGCAAAGCAAGTTGAAGAGTATTTAGACCCAGCAAAAGGGACAATTAAAGTCGGCTTCCCAACGAGCTTAGCAAGCTATGTTCTGCCGACTGTTATTTCAGCATTTAAAAAAGAGTACCCTGAGGTTTCTTTCCATTTACGCCAAGGATCGTATAAATATTTAATTGAAGCGGTAAAGAATCGCGAATTAAATTTAGCGTTACTCGGTCCATTACCTCCAAAAGATGAAACAATTGATACGACTGTTCTATTCAGCGAAAACATTCATGCTTTACTTCCAGCGACACATCCACTTGCAAAAAAAGAGAGTATTAACTTAATTGATTTACGAAATGATGATTTTGTACTATTCCCGGAAGGGTTTATTTTACAAAAGGTAGCAGTAGATGCATGTCGTTCAGTTGGATTTGTTCCAAATATTACATCTGAAGGCGAAGATATGGACGCTTTAAAAGGGTTAGTTGCTGCTGGAATTGGGGTAACACTTTTACCTGAAAGCTCTCTTTACGACTCTACACCGCGCATGACGGTTAAAGTACCTATCGCAACACCTGTCATCCGTAGAAATGTCGGAATTATTGCACCAACAACAAGAGAACTCGCACCATCTGAACAAGTATTTGTAGATTTTGTTTCTAAATTCTACTCGCGACTTACACGATTCCAATAA
- a CDS encoding thioredoxin family protein has protein sequence MEQWTKEVWEQQIQQHRKTALYIYTPMCGTCGVAKKMLEVIEQLLPDFPLGMTNINYMEQLAYELKIESVPCLIISEDGQITEKIYAFQSVPFLYEILKK, from the coding sequence ATGGAACAGTGGACGAAAGAAGTATGGGAACAACAAATCCAGCAACATCGGAAAACAGCCTTATATATTTATACACCAATGTGTGGCACATGTGGTGTAGCAAAAAAAATGTTAGAAGTAATTGAGCAATTATTACCGGATTTTCCATTAGGTATGACAAATATCAATTATATGGAGCAATTAGCTTACGAATTGAAAATTGAAAGCGTACCTTGCTTAATTATTTCAGAAGATGGTCAAATTACAGAAAAGATATATGCATTTCAATCCGTACCTTTTTTGTATGAAATATTAAAAAAATAA
- a CDS encoding MetQ/NlpA family ABC transporter substrate-binding protein: MKKLLSSVILGASVFALAACGGEDEKLVVGASNTPHAVILEKVKPILEEQGIELKIEPYTDYVLPNQDLESGDLDANYFQHIPYFEAQKADFGYDFVNAGEIHIEPIGIYSKKYKSLEELPEGATILLSNSVADHGRMLSLLETEGLIKLADGIDKTKAELSDIVENPKNFVFDYDTAAEMLVQMYENEEGDAVLINSNFAIDNGINPLEDSIAIESSESSPYVNIIAVQSGDEDSKEIKALVEALHSKEIQDFILKEWGGSVVPVEK; this comes from the coding sequence ATGAAAAAATTATTATCAAGCGTTATTTTAGGTGCTTCAGTTTTTGCACTTGCAGCATGTGGTGGGGAAGATGAAAAATTAGTAGTAGGTGCATCGAACACTCCGCACGCAGTTATATTAGAAAAAGTGAAACCAATTTTAGAAGAGCAAGGTATCGAGTTAAAAATCGAACCATATACAGATTACGTATTACCAAACCAGGATTTAGAATCTGGTGATTTAGATGCGAACTACTTCCAACACATTCCATATTTTGAAGCTCAAAAAGCTGACTTTGGGTATGACTTTGTAAATGCTGGGGAAATTCACATCGAGCCAATCGGTATTTATTCTAAAAAGTATAAATCTTTAGAGGAACTTCCTGAAGGTGCAACAATTTTACTTTCAAACTCAGTAGCGGACCATGGCCGTATGCTTTCATTACTTGAAACAGAAGGTTTAATTAAATTAGCTGATGGTATTGATAAAACAAAAGCAGAGTTATCTGATATTGTAGAAAACCCGAAAAACTTTGTATTTGATTACGATACAGCTGCTGAAATGTTAGTACAAATGTATGAAAACGAAGAGGGCGATGCAGTATTAATCAATTCAAACTTCGCCATCGATAATGGCATTAATCCATTAGAGGATTCGATTGCAATCGAATCAAGTGAATCTTCACCATATGTCAACATTATTGCAGTACAATCTGGTGATGAAGATTCGAAAGAAATTAAAGCATTAGTTGAAGCGTTACACTCAAAAGAAATTCAAGATTTCATTTTAAAAGAGTGGGGCGGTTCGGTAGTTCCAGTTGAAAAATAA
- a CDS encoding methionine ABC transporter ATP-binding protein, which yields MIDIQNITKVYKTKSGELKAVDNVNLSIKNGEIFGIIGYSGAGKSTMIRLLNGLEKPTTGSVIVNGQDISKASGTTLREARQKISMIFQHFNLLWSRTVEENIAFPLEIAGVPKEARAKRVEELIELVGLSGRGKAYPSQLSGGQKQRVGIARALANNPEVLLCDEATSALDPETTESILELLLDINKKIGLTIVLITHEMHVIRKICHRVAVMEAGKVVEQGDVLQVFQQPQAPITKNFVSQASGETQEMQASIEHILANHPSGKIVKLSFVGQTTEQPVISQIIKQFDIVVNIVHGKISTTTSGSLGTLYIHIDGTPDQVTAALNVLAQHEIQTEVIEHA from the coding sequence ATGATTGATATACAAAATATAACGAAAGTTTACAAGACGAAAAGCGGCGAGCTTAAAGCAGTAGATAATGTAAACTTATCGATTAAAAATGGAGAAATATTTGGCATTATCGGTTATAGTGGTGCCGGTAAAAGTACAATGATTCGCCTGTTAAATGGGTTAGAAAAGCCAACTACCGGTTCAGTTATTGTCAACGGCCAAGATATTTCGAAGGCTTCCGGAACTACTCTACGTGAAGCGCGACAAAAGATTAGCATGATTTTTCAGCATTTTAATTTACTTTGGTCTCGTACAGTTGAGGAGAATATTGCATTTCCATTAGAAATTGCTGGAGTACCAAAAGAAGCACGTGCAAAGCGTGTAGAAGAATTAATTGAGCTTGTAGGTTTATCTGGCCGCGGTAAAGCTTACCCATCACAGCTATCGGGTGGGCAAAAGCAACGTGTCGGAATAGCAAGAGCACTTGCCAACAATCCAGAAGTCTTATTGTGTGATGAAGCGACATCAGCACTTGATCCAGAAACAACGGAATCAATATTAGAGTTACTGTTAGACATTAATAAAAAAATCGGCTTAACGATTGTTCTAATTACCCATGAGATGCATGTTATTCGGAAAATATGCCATCGTGTCGCTGTTATGGAAGCCGGTAAGGTAGTTGAGCAAGGGGATGTTCTTCAAGTATTCCAACAGCCTCAAGCACCAATTACGAAAAACTTTGTATCACAAGCATCAGGGGAAACACAAGAAATGCAAGCTTCCATCGAGCATATTTTAGCGAATCATCCATCTGGTAAGATTGTAAAATTAAGCTTCGTTGGTCAAACGACAGAGCAACCTGTTATTTCACAAATCATTAAGCAATTTGATATTGTCGTAAATATTGTTCACGGTAAAATTTCAACAACAACTAGTGGTTCATTAGGTACTCTATACATTCATATTGACGGTACTCCAGATCAAGTGACTGCCGCATTAAATGTTTTAGCGCAACATGAAATTCAAACGGAGGTGATTGAGCATGCTTGA
- a CDS encoding arsenate reductase family protein, which produces MTIQLIQYPKCTTCKKAQKWLDENGVQYENIHLVEQTPSKEQLKAYYEASGLPLKKFFNTSGQKYRELGLKDKLANMSEDEQLTLLASDGMLIKRPIVTDGNKLTLGFKESDFSETWK; this is translated from the coding sequence ATGACAATTCAATTGATTCAATATCCAAAATGTACAACTTGTAAAAAAGCTCAAAAATGGTTAGACGAAAATGGGGTCCAATACGAAAACATTCATCTTGTCGAGCAAACACCTTCTAAAGAGCAATTAAAAGCATATTATGAAGCAAGTGGCTTGCCATTGAAAAAATTCTTTAATACATCTGGTCAAAAGTACCGTGAGCTTGGCTTAAAAGATAAGCTAGCGAATATGTCTGAGGACGAGCAATTAACATTACTTGCATCAGACGGGATGTTAATTAAACGACCTATCGTTACAGATGGTAATAAATTAACATTAGGATTTAAGGAGTCTGACTTCTCGGAAACTTGGAAATAA
- a CDS encoding acetyl-CoA C-acetyltransferase: MREAVIVAGARTPIGRAKKGTLANTRPDDFGAVVVKETLKRAGYEGPIDDLIMGCAMPEAEQGMNVARLVGALAGLPDTTPALTVNRFCSSGLQTIAYAAERIMLGHSKAIVAGGTESMSMIPMTGNTVRLNPKLAEEAPQYYIGMGHTAEEVANRYNVTREDQDAFAVRSHELAEKAIKEGKFKDEIVPIEVTEYYVDENNKLQEKKTTFDTDEGVRPGTSLEGLAKLRPAFNVKGSVTAGNASQTSDGAAAVLVMDREEAEKQGIQPLAKFLGFAVGGVPPEVMGIGPIVAVPKALEIAGITQDEVDLWEINEAFASQSIQVVRELGIDMDKVNVNGGAIALGHPLGATGAILTVKLINELKRRGGKYGVVTMCIGGGMGAAGVFEVL; encoded by the coding sequence ATGCGTGAAGCCGTTATCGTTGCAGGAGCGAGAACACCAATCGGACGTGCAAAAAAAGGGACACTAGCCAATACACGTCCAGATGATTTTGGTGCAGTAGTAGTTAAGGAAACGTTAAAGCGTGCGGGCTATGAAGGTCCGATTGATGATTTAATTATGGGATGTGCGATGCCAGAAGCAGAGCAAGGAATGAACGTTGCACGTTTAGTTGGAGCACTAGCAGGATTACCTGATACAACACCAGCATTAACAGTAAACCGCTTCTGTTCATCAGGTTTACAAACAATTGCATATGCTGCCGAGCGCATCATGCTTGGTCACTCAAAAGCAATCGTTGCAGGTGGTACTGAATCTATGAGTATGATTCCGATGACTGGTAACACAGTGCGCTTAAATCCAAAATTAGCCGAGGAGGCACCTCAATACTATATCGGTATGGGGCATACAGCAGAAGAAGTAGCAAATCGCTACAACGTTACGCGTGAAGATCAAGATGCATTTGCAGTACGTTCTCATGAATTAGCTGAAAAGGCGATTAAAGAAGGAAAATTTAAAGACGAAATCGTTCCAATAGAAGTGACGGAGTACTATGTGGACGAAAATAATAAATTACAAGAGAAGAAAACTACCTTTGATACAGATGAAGGCGTACGTCCAGGTACTTCACTAGAAGGTTTAGCGAAGTTACGCCCAGCATTTAACGTGAAAGGATCAGTAACAGCTGGTAACGCTTCACAAACATCTGACGGAGCAGCAGCGGTGCTAGTTATGGACCGTGAAGAGGCTGAAAAGCAAGGCATTCAACCACTTGCAAAATTTTTAGGCTTTGCAGTTGGTGGTGTACCACCAGAAGTAATGGGAATCGGTCCAATTGTAGCAGTTCCAAAAGCATTAGAAATTGCGGGGATTACACAAGATGAAGTAGACCTTTGGGAAATTAACGAAGCATTCGCATCTCAATCAATCCAAGTTGTTCGTGAGTTAGGAATTGATATGGATAAAGTGAATGTAAACGGTGGTGCTATCGCATTAGGTCACCCACTTGGCGCAACAGGTGCTATTTTAACTGTCAAATTAATTAATGAGTTAAAACGACGTGGCGGTAAGTACGGTGTTGTAACAATGTGTATCGGCGGCGGAATGGGCGCAGCTGGAGTATTTGAAGTACTTTAA
- the gcvH gene encoding glycine cleavage system protein GcvH, producing the protein MSTPKELRYTKEHEWVKIEDGKATIGITDFAQSELGDIVFVELPEVGDEIAKDQPFGSVESVKTVSELYAPVSGTVVAINEELSDNPEYVNESPYGTAWMITVELSVEAEVEDLMDADAYAELIEQ; encoded by the coding sequence ATGAGCACACCAAAAGAATTACGTTATACAAAAGAGCACGAGTGGGTAAAAATTGAAGACGGCAAAGCTACAATCGGAATTACTGATTTCGCTCAATCTGAATTAGGTGACATCGTATTCGTTGAGTTACCAGAAGTAGGTGACGAGATTGCAAAAGACCAGCCATTCGGTAGCGTTGAGTCTGTAAAAACAGTTTCTGAACTATACGCGCCTGTATCAGGTACTGTAGTAGCTATTAATGAAGAACTTTCAGACAACCCAGAATACGTTAATGAATCTCCATACGGCACGGCATGGATGATTACAGTAGAATTATCGGTAGAAGCAGAAGTAGAAGATTTAATGGATGCTGACGCTTATGCGGAATTAATCGAACAATAA
- a CDS encoding toprim domain-containing protein, whose translation MEKCIIVEGRSDKLKITPLFNEQVEILCTNGTISEDDLIELLEPYEHYEMVTMFDADRNGEKLRKLMNRVYSEAQHLIIPFQFREVAETPTKVLIKLLKDAKFIIKEG comes from the coding sequence ATGGAAAAATGTATTATCGTTGAGGGACGTTCAGATAAGCTAAAAATTACCCCGCTTTTTAATGAACAAGTAGAGATTCTTTGTACAAATGGTACAATTAGTGAAGACGATTTAATTGAATTATTAGAACCATATGAGCATTATGAAATGGTGACGATGTTTGATGCAGATCGAAATGGTGAAAAATTACGTAAGCTCATGAACCGCGTCTATTCAGAGGCGCAACATTTAATTATTCCATTTCAATTTCGAGAAGTAGCCGAAACACCAACCAAAGTTTTAATTAAGCTTCTTAAAGATGCGAAATTTATTATTAAAGAAGGATGA
- a CDS encoding acyl-CoA dehydrogenase family protein has protein sequence MEQTKSIIKGGGFLIEDVEINRVITPEDFTDEQKMIAQTTQEYVQNEVVPVIENLEHHEFEHSVRLLKTAGELGLLAADVPEEYEGLGLDKISSALIAEKMSPAGGFSITHGAHVGIGSLPIVLFGNHEQKSHYLPKLASGELIAAYALTEPGSGSDALGAKTTAKLNDAGTHYILNGEKQWITNAGFADVFVVYAKIDGEKFTAFIVERSYPGVSVGPEEKKMGIKSSSTRTLILEDAEIPVENLLGEVGRGHVIAFNILNIGRYKLGVGTVGASKRAFELAVAYTNQRQQFKTKLSDFNLTKEKIATMASHIYASESLNYRTVGYFEDRLSQLSDDEQKDGKSVAAAIAEYAIECSIAKVFGSETLDFVADEAVQLHGGYGFMAEYEVERIYRDSRINRIFEGTNEINRMIVPGTFMKKALKGELPLLQVAQELQNELLMLMPEEIGEAALEQEKYLVKNAKKIAVLVAGAAAQRFGAKLDQEQEVLVNIANIANQLYAMESAVIRTQKAIERDGEEKAAQKILYTQIFCQEAFAEIEKEAKETLLASVEGDNGRMILSALRKLTRSNPYNLIPKKREASAKLIEAEKYVV, from the coding sequence ATGGAACAAACAAAAAGCATTATTAAAGGTGGCGGCTTCTTAATTGAGGACGTAGAAATCAATCGCGTAATTACACCAGAAGACTTTACTGATGAGCAAAAAATGATTGCTCAAACAACACAAGAGTATGTACAAAATGAAGTCGTACCTGTGATTGAAAACTTAGAGCATCATGAATTCGAACATTCAGTACGTTTATTAAAAACTGCGGGTGAGTTAGGTTTATTAGCTGCGGATGTGCCAGAAGAATATGAAGGCTTAGGCTTAGACAAAATTTCGTCAGCATTAATCGCTGAAAAAATGTCACCAGCTGGTGGCTTCTCCATTACACATGGTGCCCATGTAGGGATTGGTTCTTTACCAATCGTATTATTCGGTAATCATGAGCAAAAATCGCACTACTTACCAAAATTGGCTTCTGGTGAGTTAATCGCAGCATATGCACTAACTGAGCCGGGTTCAGGTTCTGATGCATTAGGTGCAAAAACTACTGCAAAATTAAATGATGCTGGAACACACTACATTTTAAACGGTGAAAAGCAATGGATTACAAATGCTGGTTTCGCTGATGTATTTGTAGTTTATGCAAAAATTGACGGCGAGAAATTCACTGCATTTATTGTAGAGCGCTCTTACCCAGGTGTTTCTGTAGGTCCAGAAGAGAAGAAAATGGGCATTAAATCGTCTTCTACTCGTACTTTAATTTTAGAAGATGCAGAGATTCCAGTTGAAAACTTACTTGGTGAAGTAGGTCGTGGTCACGTAATCGCATTCAACATTTTAAATATCGGACGTTACAAACTAGGGGTAGGTACAGTAGGTGCATCTAAACGTGCATTTGAGCTTGCTGTTGCTTACACAAATCAACGTCAACAATTTAAAACAAAGTTATCTGATTTCAACTTAACAAAAGAAAAAATTGCGACAATGGCGTCACATATTTACGCATCTGAGTCATTAAATTACCGAACTGTTGGTTACTTTGAGGACCGCTTAAGTCAGCTATCTGATGACGAACAAAAAGATGGTAAATCAGTTGCTGCTGCAATTGCTGAATATGCAATCGAATGTTCAATTGCAAAAGTATTTGGTTCTGAAACATTAGACTTTGTAGCGGATGAAGCAGTGCAATTACATGGTGGTTACGGCTTCATGGCAGAGTATGAGGTAGAACGTATTTACCGCGACTCACGTATTAACCGTATTTTTGAGGGTACAAACGAAATCAACCGTATGATCGTACCTGGTACATTCATGAAAAAAGCACTTAAAGGTGAGTTACCATTATTACAAGTTGCTCAAGAGTTACAAAATGAGCTATTAATGTTAATGCCTGAGGAAATTGGTGAAGCGGCATTAGAGCAAGAGAAATATTTAGTGAAAAACGCGAAGAAGATTGCTGTTCTTGTAGCTGGTGCAGCGGCACAAAGATTTGGTGCCAAGTTAGATCAAGAACAAGAAGTACTAGTGAATATCGCCAACATTGCAAACCAATTATATGCAATGGAATCTGCAGTAATCCGTACGCAAAAAGCAATTGAGCGTGACGGTGAAGAAAAAGCAGCACAAAAAATTCTATACACACAAATTTTCTGTCAAGAAGCATTTGCAGAAATCGAAAAAGAAGCAAAAGAAACATTACTTGCTTCAGTTGAAGGAGATAATGGTCGTATGATCTTATCAGCGTTACGTAAATTAACTCGTAGCAACCCTTACAACTTAATTCCGAAAAAGCGTGAAGCTTCGGCAAAACTAATTGAAGCTGAAAAGTATGTAGTTTAA